A portion of the Streptomyces sp. NBC_01335 genome contains these proteins:
- a CDS encoding ABC transporter permease: MLRHVTRKVAGWLLMIAVATNATYFLASWFLDPRSNFKELRPARSEEQIDRALAPYNLDPRVPVVHRWWDWLTSVVVHFDWGKSPTGVRVNGEIGYRSLVSAELVLIATVLSVVVGVGLGVYTASRQYGWADRFSQAVSIAVFNVPTSVAALAVVFVAIWFNQHAGVHFLPVAGENSPDVEGVLPTIGDRLLHLVLPTLTLTLMGYVGYHLTQRSLLLDTIDADFVRTARATGLTRAQAVRRHALRAALIPTATSVAFSVPALFTGAVITETIFGWNGMGRYFVQTIGKNDVHGAVATAAFAAALTAIGAILADIATVFLDPRVRVS, translated from the coding sequence ATGCTCCGCCATGTGACGCGGAAGGTCGCGGGCTGGTTGCTGATGATCGCCGTGGCGACCAACGCGACCTACTTCCTCGCCAGTTGGTTCCTCGACCCCCGGTCGAACTTCAAGGAGCTGCGCCCCGCGCGCAGCGAGGAGCAGATCGACCGCGCCCTCGCGCCGTACAACCTGGATCCGCGGGTGCCGGTGGTGCACCGGTGGTGGGACTGGCTCACCTCGGTGGTGGTCCACTTCGACTGGGGGAAGTCCCCCACCGGCGTCCGGGTCAACGGGGAGATCGGTTACCGGTCCCTGGTCAGCGCCGAGTTGGTGCTCATCGCGACAGTGCTGTCCGTAGTGGTCGGGGTGGGGCTGGGGGTGTACACCGCCTCCCGGCAGTACGGCTGGGCGGACCGGTTCTCGCAGGCCGTGTCCATCGCGGTGTTCAACGTGCCCACGTCGGTCGCCGCGCTCGCGGTGGTCTTCGTCGCCATCTGGTTCAACCAGCACGCGGGCGTGCACTTCCTCCCGGTGGCCGGGGAGAACTCCCCCGACGTCGAGGGGGTGTTGCCGACGATCGGCGACCGCCTCCTCCATCTCGTCCTGCCGACGCTCACGCTGACCTTGATGGGTTACGTCGGCTACCACCTGACGCAGCGCTCGCTGCTGCTCGACACCATCGACGCCGACTTCGTGCGGACCGCCCGGGCCACCGGTCTCACCAGGGCCCAGGCCGTCCGACGGCACGCGCTGCGGGCCGCCCTCATCCCCACGGCCACCTCCGTGGCGTTCAGTGTCCCGGCCCTCTTCACCGGCGCGGTCATCACCGAGACGATCTTCGGCTGGAACGGCATGGGCCGCTACTTCGTCCAGACCATCGGCAAGAACGACGTGCACGGCGCGGTCGCCACGGCCGCCTTCGCCGCGGCGCTGACCGCGATCGGAGCGATCCTCGCGGACATCGCGACCGTCTTCCTCGATCCGAGAGTGCGGGTGAGCTGA